Proteins from one Archocentrus centrarchus isolate MPI-CPG fArcCen1 chromosome 8, fArcCen1, whole genome shotgun sequence genomic window:
- the LOC115784285 gene encoding growth hormone secretagogue receptor type 1-like, protein MDADVGSGCGEKNCGLTSGFPEDCSKQECHWEEPMFGLIELVCVTVIYIPLMLFGLLGNILTILVVWLRPHMRTSTYLYLSSMAVSDLLILLLLPLDLYKLWRPRPWPLGDLACKLTMFLSECCTFCTILHITFLSLERYLAVCWPITAKTLVTRRRTRTIIGCLWLGAAVSAAPVLVMVGVEEVGGEELGLIQWKEDGGWTGRERDQGGFMIGGGEKESGHMMMLDARLEEAKWGEKETKGWGERVGELKWIGEEVEGKIGEDGREGEGNMGFEGEQQNKKEDEGGGKDGGTDEARGVETDKRECRCTHFAISSGLLSAMMILSNLYFLVPLCILGLVYSLIGRTLWLRPKSSRRDQSHRNTVKMLGVIVLAFVLCWLPFHVGRTIFSLSLGAGTEIYYLSQYFNLVSSVLFYLSAAVNPLLYNLMSARYRHAVHSLIHTQSHTQARRLQTLTVHHSTTTL, encoded by the exons GTGCGTGACTGTGATTTACATCCCACTGATGTTATTTGGCCTCCTGGGAAACATACtaacaattttggtggtttGGCTGCGTCCACATATGAGAACCTCCACCTACCTCTACCTGAGCAGCATGGCTGTGAGTGATCTGCTGATActcctgctgctgcctctggaTTTATATAAG CTCTGGAGGCCCAGACCCTGGCCCTTAGGAGACCTTGCCTGTAAGCTGACTATGTTCCTCTCAGAGTGCTGCACCTTCTGCACCATCCTCCACATCACCTTTCTCTCCCTGGAGAGGTACCTGGCAGTCTGCTGGCCGATCACAGCCAAGACATTAGTGACACGGCGCAGAACGCGGACTATCATCGGCTGCCTCTGGCTGGGTGCAGCTGTGAGTGCTGCGCCAGTGCTGGTCATGGTTGGAGTGGAGGAAGTCGGAGGAGAGGAGCTCGGACTCATCCAATGGAAGGAAGATGGAGGGTGGACCGGCAGGGAAAGAGATCAGGGAGGTTTTATGATAggtggaggagaaaaagaaagtggaCACATGATGATGTTGGATGCAAGATTAGAGGAAGCAAAGTGGGgtgaaaaagagacaaaggGTTGGGGGGAAAGAGTAGGTGAACTGAAATGGATTGGAGAAGAAGTGGAGGGCAAAATTGGAGAA gatgggagggagggagaaggaaaCATGGGATTTGAGggagagcagcaaaacaaaaaggaagacgaaggaggaggaaaggatgGCGGCACCGATGAAGCTCGTGGAGTAGAAACTGACAAGAGAGAGTGCCGCTGTACACATTTCGCCATCTCCTCTGGTCTGTTGTCGGCCATGATGATTCTGTCCAACTTGTACTTCCTGGTACCCCTCTGCATCCTGGGACTGGTGTATAGTCTGATTGGACGCACACTGTGGCTCCGCCCAAAAAGCAGTCGTCGAGACCAGAGTCACCGGAACACTGTCAAAATGCTGG GAGTGATAGTCTTGGCGTTTGTCTTATGCTGGCTGCCCTTCCATGTTGGACGGactatattttctctttctctgggtGCTGGAACCGAGA TATACTATCTGTCTCAGTATTTTAATCTTGTGTCCTCCGTGCTCTTCTACCTCAGTGCCGCTGTCAATCCTTTATTGTACAACCTAATGTCTGCCAGATACAGACACGCTGTGCACAGcctcatacacacacaatccCACACACAGGCTCGTCGCCTGCAAACACTCACGGTGCACCACTCCACAACCACTTtgtga